From the genome of Castor canadensis chromosome 4, mCasCan1.hap1v2, whole genome shotgun sequence, one region includes:
- the LOC109691078 gene encoding tubulin alpha-4A chain-like, with translation MERLSVDYGKKSKLEFSVYLAPQVSTAVVEPYNSILTTHTTLEHSDCAFMVDNEAIYDICRRNLDIERPTYTNLNHLISQIVSSITASLRFDGALNVDLTEFQTNLVPYPRIHFPLATYAPVISAEKAYHEQLSVAEITNACFEPANQMVKCDPRHGKYMACCLLYRGDVVPKDVNAAIAAIKTKRSIQFVDWCPTGFKVGINYQPPTVVPGGDLAKVQRAVCMLSNTTAIAEAWARLDHKFDLMYAKRAFVHWHVGEGMEEGEFSEAREDMAALEKDYEEVGIDSYEDEEEGEE, from the coding sequence ATGGAGCGGCTCTCTGTTGACTATGGCAAGAAATCCAAGCTGGAGTTCTCTGTCTACCTAGCCCCCCAGGTGTCCACAGCTGTGGTCGAGCCCTACAACTCCATCCTAACTACCCACACCACCCTGGAGCACTCAGACTGTGCCTTCATGGTGGACAACGAGGCCATCTATGACATCTGTCGCCGCAACCTGGACATCGAGCGCCCAACATACACCAACCTCAACCACCTCATCAGCCAAATCGTCTCCTCCATCACAGCTTCCCTGCGCTTTGATGGGGCCCTCAACGTGGACCTGACAgagttccagaccaacctggTGCCCTACCCTCGCATCCACTTCCCCCTGGCCACCTATGCACCAGTCATCTCTGCAGAGAAGGCTTACCACGAGCAGCTGTCAGTGGCAGAGATTACCAATGCGTGCTTTGAGCCTGCCAACCAGATGGTGAAGTGTGACCCACGGCACGGCAAGTACATGGCCTGCTGCCTGCTGTACCGTGGAGATGTGGTGCCCAAGGACGTCAACGCCGCCATAGCTGCCATCAAGACCAAGCGCAGCATCCAGTTTGTGGACTGGTGCCCCACGGGCTTCAAGGTTGGTATCAACTACCAGCCTCCCACTGTGGTGCCTGGGGGTGACCTGGCCAAGGTGCAGCGTGCTGTGTGCATGCTGAGCAACACGACCGCCATTGCTGAGGCCTGGGCCCGCCTGGACCACAAGTTCGACCTGATGTATGCCAAGAGGGCTTTTGTACACTGGCACGTGGGTGAGGGCATGGAGGAGGGCGAGTTCTCTGAGGCCCGGGAGGATATGGCTGCCCTGGAGAAGGATTATGAGGAAGTAGGCATCGACTCCTATGAGGacgaggaggagggagaagaatag